In the Streptomyces cinnamoneus genome, ACGCTCCTGGTCCGCTCGTGGCGTGCCCCCGAAGCTGTCGCACTCCAGGCGCGCGGCCCTGTGCCAGGCGGCGACGAACGCCTGGATGTCGTCGTCGCTCATGGGCAGGAGCTGGAGTTCCTCGAAGCCCTCGGACTCCAGCCAGGCGTCCTCGACCGCAAGCGGGCGCACGGTGACCAGGCAGCGGGTGTCCGGGTACATCCGCAGCAGGCCGGTGAGCCATCTGCGGGCGGGGGCGCGCTCGGCCTGGGGAAGCTCGTCCAGACCGTCGACGAGCAGCAGGGCCCGGCCCGCTTCCAGGACGCGCCCTGCCCAGCCGTCAGGCGAGGTGTCCACCTGGAGCGGCGCGATGACGGGCAGCTGGGCCGGGGTGGGGGCGGTGAGGCCCCGGGCGGCAAGGCTGCGCATGGGGATCACGAAGGGAACCAGCCCGTTGAGCGTGGACAACTCTTCCGGCAGGGTCCGGTGCGCGGCGTGCGACGCCAGCCACCACACCAGGGTCGTCTTGCCCGCCCCAGCCTCGCCGCGCAGCACGGTGCGGGGGCGTGGGCCGAGGAGGTCCTCGATGCGCCGGGGCTCCGGGCGCGGTCGGCCGTCGGTGTCCCCGGCAACCGGGGCCATCGCTTCAAGGCTCAGGTAGGCGGTGTCCAGGTCCCAGCTGTTGTCGTTGGCGCCCAGGTCGTCGAGGCCGAAGACCTCCATGCGGCTGTAGGCGGCTTTGAGCGCCCTCGCATATCGCGCCTCGTAGGCGAGGTCCTCCGGATGAGGGGTGTGGAGTTCCTCCAGGGGCGGGGCCTGCGGCCACTGGCTCCTCAGCACGGCCGTGAAGCCCCTGTCTGCGAACAGCGAGGCGAGCGGTATCGCCGCCAGTGCCGAGTGCTGCCACCCGGCCTGGTCCTCGCAGACGATCCCGACGAGCAGCGGCCCGGCGAAGAGCGGACCGCCGGACAGGCCCGACCAGGGCGAGCCGCCCGGCATGGGGGCCGGTGGATGGTGGTCGCTCTGGAGCACGTACCGCCGGCGTACGCGTCCGGAGAAGGGGGTGAGGGTGCCGGTGATCTGCACGGCCTCCAGTTCGTCGCCCTCGTAGCGCTGTACCCAGGGAAAGCCCAGCACCTGGCATCCCCGCACCGGCTCGCGCGTGGTGACGACGCCCAGGCGCAGCCCCGAGGCGTCGGCAACGTCGACGACAGGTCGTTGGGTGCCCAGCAAAGCGGCGTCACAGCCGTCGAGATTCCCCCGCCACAAGACGTCGCAGACCGTTGGCGCAAGATCGCCGGGGACTCCGACCCACGTCGGGTGCCCAACCTCGACGACGTGCGCACTCGTGAGGATCAGGCGCTCGGTGAGCAGTACCCCGCTGCCCTGCTTGCTGCCGTGTACGGAGACGAGCCGGTCCTGCGCCGACCGCACCCGCACCCGCCCTCACTCCCCGGCGGAGCCGAACCCCGACAGCCCCGCCGGCCGGTCGTTGCCCACTTTCCAGCCGTCCCCCGTGCGCCGGTCCCTCGGCGTCAGGGTGAACGCCACCTTGTGGACGTTCGTGGAGCCCCGGGAGCCCTCCGCGCCCGCGTCGACGACCCAGGCCTTCACCCCGCCCCGGCCCTTCACGTCCCGGCGGATCTCCACCGAGAACTCCATCGCTATCTCGCCGACGTCGAAGACCAGGTCGCTTCCCGCCCCGTCCGC is a window encoding:
- a CDS encoding trypco2 family protein — translated: MGDGGSGKGLDDIELADAVRAVREGLTGAAADGAGSDLVFDVGEIAMEFSVEIRRDVKGRGGVKAWVVDAGAEGSRGSTNVHKVAFTLTPRDRRTGDGWKVGNDRPAGLSGFGSAGE